The proteins below are encoded in one region of Takifugu rubripes chromosome 1, fTakRub1.2, whole genome shotgun sequence:
- the csf3a gene encoding colony stimulating factor 3 (granulocyte) a, protein MNILIVLVIPYMAMLGCGAPVPGSSALVEDPQTQELVQTSRLLLQKVLMAIPETHRSSVQSESLKLNSSENTKLVIMASTIGIPPAPVLKALSENFTMGTCLRRISEGLQLHRTLLAVIADHLKNKDRVLALQADIRDLNIQINKMLKMVGEETVVPPAVTLNLPADYEVQVAAHLTLQQLQTFGRDVDRHLKSLDKTVDEEPDDR, encoded by the exons TCCTCGTCATTCCTTACATGGCCATGCTGGGCTGCGGCGCGCCTGTTCCGGGGAGCAGCGCACTTGTTGAGGACCCGCAAACGCAGGAGCTGGTGCAAACGAGCCGCCTTCTATTACAAAAGGTCCTGATGGCCATTCCAGAAACGCACAGATCCAGCGTTCAATCCGAG TCTCTGAAGCTCAATTCCTCTGAAAATACAAAGCTTGTCATCATGGCGTCCACTATTGGCATCCCACCAGCCCCGGTCCTCAAAGCCTTGTCAGAAAACTTCACCATG GGGACCTGTTTGAGACGGATATCGGAGGGTCTTCAGCTGCATCGGACCTTACTGGCCGTCATCGCTGATCACCTGAAAAACAAGGACCGGGTGTTGGCGCTGCAGGCCGACATCAGAGACCTGAACATTCAGATCAacaag ATGCTGAAGATGGTCGGAGAAGAGACCGTGGTGCCACCCGCGGTCACATTAAACCTGCCGGCAGACTATGAGGTCCAGGTGGCTGCACACCtgactctgcagcagctccagacatTTGGGCGGGACGTGGACCGCCACCTGAAGAGCCTGGACAAGACCGTGGACGAGGAACCAGATGACAGATGA